One window of Cucurbita pepo subsp. pepo cultivar mu-cu-16 chromosome LG19, ASM280686v2, whole genome shotgun sequence genomic DNA carries:
- the LOC111781345 gene encoding KH domain-containing protein At4g18375-like, which yields MVSGKRPYGQRDNNGDSKGYKRRITDRDDWVGDELVVYRILCPDEVIGSVIGKSGKVINSIRQETRAKIKVVDPFPGAKDRVITIFCFVKDKEEVDVDDEFYDRRPVCAAQDALLKVHAAIANALASAGDLDKNQRDKEQCQILVPSSQSANVIGKAGSTIKKLRGKTRTSIKISPKDATDPIHSCAMEFDNFVMIAGEPEGVRRALFAISSIMYKFPPREEIPLDTTVNEAPPSIIIPSDVPLYSAGGLYPSADPILPPRSIPPMLGGQHVQDIHDYPDTGNTWPLYSSSLPVVSGIGGHPPSEELIVRVLCPFDNIGRVIGKGGGTIKSIRQASGSRVEVDDSKRDCDECLITITSIESLDDLKSMAVETVLLLQEKINDDEGGTVIMRLLVPSKVIGCIIGKSGSIINEIRKTTRADIRISKGDKIKCASANDELVEVSGKVGSVRDALVQIVLRLREEALKDREVGYNPAVCTDSMYHSGSSFSMPSVLPSVSPGAPPMGYDQRAESGSGLGALSSSSLYGYGSLSMGDNGYGSMSSYSSKMYGGLPPPSALEMLIPATAAGKVIGKGGANIANIRKISGALIEISDSNSSRGDRIALISGTSEQKRAAENLIQAFIMAT from the exons ATGGTGAGTGGGAAGCGACCTTATGGTCAGAGGGACAATAATGGAGACAGTAAGGGCTACAAGAGACGGATTACTGATAGAGATGACTGGGTCGGTGATGAATTGGTTGTTTACCGAATACTGTGTCCAGACGAGGTTATTGGAAGTGTTATTGGTAAGAGTGGGAAAGTGATTAACTCAATAAGACAAGAAACGAGGGCAAAGATTAAGGTGGTTGATCCATTCCCTGGTGCTAAGGACCGTGTTATAACAATATTCTGCTTTGTCAAGGATAAGGAGGAAGTGGATGTTGATGACGAGTTCTATGACAGGCGACCAGTATGTGCAGCCCAAGATGCTCTGCTTAAAGTTCATGCTGCCATTGCTAATGCACTGGCCTCTGCTGGAGATTTAGATAAGAATCAGAGGGACAAGGAACAATGCCAAATTCTTGTCCCTTCAAGCCAATCTGCTAATGTTATTGGTAAAGCAGGATCGACTATAAAAAAGCTTAGAGGCAAGACAAGAACCAGTATAAAAATCAGCCCCAAGGATGCCACTGATCCAATTCATTCGTGCGCAATggaatttgataattttgtcaTG ATAGCTGGTGAACCTGAGGGAGTAAGACGGGCTTTATTTGCAATATCTTCAATCATGTACAAATTCCCTCCCAGGGAAGAGATTCCTCTTGATACGACTGTAAATGAGGCCCCTCCTAGCATAATTATCCCTTCAGATGTCCCTCTGTATTCTGCAGGAGGACTATATCCAAGTGCAGATCCCATTCTTCCTCCCAGATCTATTCCACCGATGCTTGGTGGTCAACATGTCCAGGACATTCATGATTACCCCGACACTGGGAATACATGGCCTCTTTATTCATCTTCTCTTCCTGTTGTTTCTGGTATTGGTGGTCATCCTCCATCTGAGGAGTTGATTGTTAGAGTATTATGCCCTTTTGATAACATTGGCCGTGTCATCGGGAAGGGTGGGGGTACCATTAAAAGCATAAGGCAAGCTAGTGGATCTCGTGTGGAAGTTGATGATTCCAAACGTGATTGTGATGAATGCTTAATTACCATCACTTCAATTGAG TCTTTAGATGACCTGAAATCAATGGCTGTTGAAACTGTTTTGTTGCTGCAAGAAAAGATCAATGATGATGAAGGTGGCACAGTGATTATGCGACTACTTGTTCCATCTAAAGTTATTGGTTGTATTATAGGGAAAAGTGGTTCAATCATCAATGAGATTCGTAAGACAACTAGAGCTGATATCCGTATTTCTAAGGGTGACAAAATTAAGTGTGCTTCTGCCAATGATGAACTTGTGGAG GTAAGTGGTAAAGTTGGCAGCGTGAGAGATGCATTGGTCCAGATTGTGTTAAGGCTTCGCGAAGAGGCTTTGAAAGATAGAGAAGTTGGTTATAACCCTGCTGTCTGTACTGATTCCATGTACCATTCTGGTTCCAGTTTTTCGATGCCGTCTGTCTTGCCTTCTGTTTCTCCTGGTGCTCCACCAATGGGCTATGATCAGAGGGCTGAAAGTGGAAGTGGATTGGGCGCTCTCTCTTCAAGTAGCCTATATGGATATGGATCACTGTCG ATGGGAGACAATGGCTATGGATCCATGTCCTCGTATTCATCCAAGATGTATGGAGG GCTGCCTCCCCCATCAGCTCTTGAGATGTTGATTCCAGCTACCGCAGCTGGTAAAGTAATTGGAAAAGGAGGGGCTAATATCGCTAACATTAGGAAG ATATCAGGAGCTTTGATTGAGATTTCAGACTCTAATTCATCTCGAGGTGATCGTATTGCTCTAATATCTGGCACATCTGAACAGAAGCGCGCGGCAGAAAACTTGATTCAGGCATTTATTATGGCTACATAA